The Tripterygium wilfordii isolate XIE 37 chromosome 5, ASM1340144v1, whole genome shotgun sequence genome window below encodes:
- the LOC119998965 gene encoding inactive leucine-rich repeat receptor-like serine/threonine-protein kinase At1g60630, with protein sequence MESMVSRYSHLLLFLSFAVVSLQPSLVRSGDAEVLLSLKSSIDPFNSLQWRRGTDFCNWDGVKECMNGRVTKLVLEYLHLTGTLDPKILNRLDQLRVLSFKSNSISGPVPDLSGLINLKSLFLSNNNFSGDFPKPITGLHRLKVIVLAANSLTGDIPPSLLKLNRLYVLYLQDNRFTGTIPPLNQTSLGFFNVSNNQLSGQIPVTPALIRFNSSSFSGNLELCGEQVRNQCAISPAYPTVRKSKSNRSKLIKIIASSVGGFVLLLLILGFLIFFIGFRGRRKEGLPVARSEGIRPIGGGEGTTAETGKAYGMGGNNGGKEGGFSWEGEGLGTLVFLGAGDQQMNYSLEDLLKASAETLGRGTMGSTYKAVMESGYIVTVKRLKDSRYPRMEEFRRQVEILGRLRHPNLVPLRAYFQAKEERLLVYDYFPNGSLFSLIHGTRTTGGGKPLHWTSCLKIAEDLATGLLYIHQNPGLTHGDLKSSNVLLGSDFESCLTDYGLSSFCDPDSVEEASATSLFYRAPECRDIRKPPTQPADVHSFGVLLLELLTGKTPFQDLVQEHGSDIPKWVRCVREEETDSGDDPASSNDASQEKLQALLNIAMACVSLAPDNRPVMREVLKMIRDARAEAHVSSNSSDHSPGRWSDTVLSLPREEHSSI encoded by the exons ATGGAATCCATGGTTTCAAGGTACAGTCATCTTCTCTTGTTCTTGTCTTTCGCTGTAGTTTCTCTTCAACCTTCTCTGGTTAGATCAGGCGATGCAGAGGTTCTATTAAGCCTGAAATCCTCGATTGATCCTTTCAATTCACTGCAATGGCGAAGAGGAACCGATTTCTGCAACTGGGACGGCGTGAAGGAATGCATGAACGGAAGAGTCACAAAGCTTGTGTTGGAGTACTTGCATTTGACGGGTACTCTCGACCCGAAAATCCTGAACCGGTTAGACCAACTTAGGGTTTTGAGTTTCAAATCGAACTCCATCTCAGGCCCAGTACCAGACCTCTCCGGCCTAATCAATCTCAAATCGCTCTTCCTCAGCAACAACAATTTCTCCGGTGATTTCCCGAAACCGATTACGGGGCTCCACCGCCTGAAAGTCATAGTCCTGGCCGCGAACAGTCTCACCGGTGACATTCCGCCATCGCTACTCAAGCTCAATAGACTGTACGTTCTCTACTTGCAAGACAACAGATTCACCGGCACAATCCCTCCATTGAACCAAACGAGCCTCGGATTCTTCAACGTGTCGAACAACCAACTCTCCGGTCAGATTCCGGTAACCCCTGCTTTGATTCGGTTCAATTCGTCGTCGTTTTCGGGGAACCTCGAGTTGTGCGGCGAACAGGTTCGAAACCAATGTGCAATCAGTCCTGCCTATCCGACAGTtcgaaaatcaaaatcaaatcgtTCAAAACTGATCAAGATCATCGCAAGCAGCGTAGGAGGGTTCGTTTTGCTTCTCCTAATCTTGGGATTCTTAATATTCTTCATCGGCTTCCGCGGCCGGCGAAAAGAGGGGTTACCGGTGGCGAGAAGTGAAGGAATAAGGCCAATTGGCGGCGGAGAAGGTACTACAGCAGAGACGGGGAAGGCATATGGCATGGGAGGtaataatggaggaaaagaaggGGGTTTTTCATGGGAGGGTGAGGGTTTAGGGACTCTGGTGTTCCTGGGTGCAGGGGATCAGCAAATGAATTACAGCTTAGAAGATCTACTGAAGGCATCAGCGGAGACACTGGGGAGGGGTACGATGGGGAGCACCTACAAAGCAGTGATGGAGTCTGGGTACATCGTCACCGTTAAAAGGCTTAAGGACTCGAGATATCCAAGGATGGAGGAGTTTCGACGACAGGTGGAGATTCTTGGAAGGCTCAGACACCCTAATTTGGTCCCACTTAGAGCATATTTCCAGGCTAAGGAGGAACGGCTGCTCGTATACGATTATTTCCCCAACGGCAGCCTCTTTTCTCTCATACACG GAACAAGAACTACAGGTGGGGGAAAGCCTCTTCACTGGACATCATGTCTTAAAATAGCTGAGGACTTAGCAACCGGACTGCTCTACATCCACCAGAATCCTGGATTAACCCATGGAGATTTGAAATCTTCTAATGTTCTTTTAGGGTCTGATTTCGAGTCATGCCTCACAGATTATGGTCTCTCCTCATTCTGTGATCCAGACTCGGTTGAAGAAGCCAGTGCCACTTCTCTCTTTTATAGAGCTCCTGAATGTCGTGACATCCGAAAACCACCCACGCAGCCAGCCGATGTCCACAGCTTTGGCGTTCTACTACTGGAGCTCCTAACGGGGAAAACTCCCTTCCAAGACCTTGTTCAAGAACATGGTTCAGACATTCCAAAGTGGGTTCGGTGTGTCCGTGAGGAAGAGACTGATTCTGGGGATGACCCTGCTTCAAGTAACGATGCATCACAGGAGAAACTTCAGGCTCTTTTAAACATTGCAATGGCATGTGTCTCGCTAGCACCAGATAACCGGCCTGTAATGAGGGAGGTTCTGAAGATGATTCGGGATGCAAGAGCAGAGGCTCATGTTTCATCCAATAGCAGTGACCATTCACCGGGAAGGTGGTCGGACACAGTTCTGAGCTTGCCTAGGGAAGAACATTCAAGCATATGA